In the Sus scrofa isolate TJ Tabasco breed Duroc chromosome 6, Sscrofa11.1, whole genome shotgun sequence genome, one interval contains:
- the LOC100524499 gene encoding cationic amino acid transporter 3-like, whose protein sequence is MLGQYVHLFGEKLVRRRPLKPREESESHVAHLNTFDLVVLGVGRILRPGVYILAGKVAKFIAGPATIICFLVAGLSTMLSGLYYAELGAQVARSGSVYFYSYVTMGQLHAFITGWNSILSLVIGTARVAKAWSYIFDRLIGNHISQVLQEAFPLHMPSFLATYADVFALGLVLLMTGILVLGVHESALVTKVSTGLSLLVLSLIILSGFMKGDLHNWQLTEQDYTLATAGSNDTSRLGPLGSGGFAPFGFEGILRGAALCFYIFFGVHIIATKGEEALTPHRSIPLGIVISLFVCFLAYFGVSAAVTLMVPYYQIHPYNPLPQAILHSWGALAGYVVAVGTLCALTSRLHSAVCRMPKLIYEMAEDGLLFRGLTRIHACAHNRVKSIMAAGILAGVMALLFNFTDLVDLMSIGTLLSYTLVAFSVLVLRYQPHQNFSKNKRTEDKTEMGPVVEESPLESAPEAGTSNPLKSLCNPISTTPTRKSGQIVCGCAFLLVLLLTILSLLLALWPSQVFSGDPGFTAGAVLLLLLIAGITAIIWRQPQNPSPLPFRVPALPVLPVLSIFVNVYLMMQLSSVIWAEFGIWNAVGFAIYFGYGIRHSLEEKRDPQPPASTSQTLHEHTPSAESS, encoded by the exons ATGCTGGGTCAGTATGTTCACCTATTTGGGGAGAAGCTGGTCCGCAGGCGGCCACTGAAGCCCAGGGAGGAGTCTGAGAGTCACGTGGCTCATCTGAACACCTTCGACCTGGTGGTGTTGGGCGTGGGCCGGATCCTGAGACCTGGTGTGTACATCCTGGCTGGTAAAGTGGCCAAGTTCATAGCTGGACCAGCAACCATCATCTGCTTCTTGGTGGCCGGTCTGTCTACTATGCTGTCTGGGCTCTACTATGCAGAGCTGGGGGCCCAGGTAGCACGCTCTGGTTCCGTGTATTTCTACAGCTATGTCACCATGGGACAACTGCATGCCTTCATCACTGGCTGGAACTCCATACTGTCCTTGGTCATCG GTACCGCCCGTGTGGCCAAGGCCTGGAGCTACATCTTTGACAGACTGATTGGGAACCACATCTCTCAAGTGTTACAGGAAGCTTTCCCTCTACACATGCCTTCTTTTCTGGCCACGTATGCCGACGTTTTTGCCCTGGGTCTGGTGCTGCTGATGACTG gta TACTGGTTCTGGGCGTTCATGAGTCAGCCCTGGTCACCAAAGTGTCCACAGGCTTGAGCCTTTTGGTGCTCAGCCTCATCATCCTCTCTGGCTTCATGAAGGGAGATCTGCACAACTGGCAGCTCACAGAACAGGACTACACACTGGCCACAGCTGGATCCAATGACACCTCTAG GCTGGGCCCTCTGGGTTCTGGAGGGTTTGCACCTTTTGGCTTTGAAGGGATTCTCCGTGGAGCAGCTTTATGCTTCTACATATTTTTTGGTGTTCATATCATTGCCACTAAAG GGGAAGAAGCTCTAACTCCTCATCGTTCCATCCCCTTGGGCATCGTGATCTCACTCTTCGTCTGCTTTTTGGCATATTTTGGGGTCTCAGCAGCTGTCACTCTCATGGTGCCCTATTACCAGATTCACCCTTACAACCCCTTGCCACAAGCTATTCTCCACAGCTGGGGGGCTCTGGCAGGATATGTCGTGGCTGTTGGCACCCTCTGTGCCCTGACATCCAG ACTCCACAGCGCCGTGTGCAGGATGCCGAAGCTGATCTATGAAATGGCAGAGGACGGGCTCCTTTTCCGGGGACTGACCCGGATCCACGCCTGCGCACACAACCGGGTCAAGTCCATCATGGCCGCGGGAATTCTTGCAG GGGTCATGGCCTTACTCTTCAACTTCACGGATCTTGTGGACCTCATGTCCATCGGAACTCTGCTGTCTTACACCCTCGTGGCTTTTTCTGTCCTTGTCCTCAG GTATCAGCCACACCAGAATTTCAGCAAGAACAAGAGAACAGAGGATAAAACTGAGATGGGTCCTGTCGTTGAAGAAAGTCCTTTGGAATCTGCACCAGAAGCAGGAACCTCAAACCCTCTAAAGAGTCTGTGTAACCCTATCAGTACCACCCCCACTCGGAAATCTGGCCAGATTGTCTGTGGATGCGCCTTCCTGCTGG TTCTCCTGCTGACCATCCTGAGCCTGCTTCTGGCCCTGTGGCCCAGCCAAGTGTTCTCTGGAGACCCCGGGTTCACAGCAGgggctgtgctgctgctgctgctcattgCGGGGATCACTGCCATCATTTGGAGGCAGCCCCAGaacccctctcctcttcccttcagG GTCCCTGCTCTGCCCGTCCTCCCAGTGCTGAGCATCTTTGTGAATGTCTACCTGATGATGCAGCTGTCCTCTGTGATTTGGGCCGAGTTTGGCATCTGGAATGCTGTTG GATTTGCCATATACTTTGGATATGGGATCCGACACAGCCTGGAGGAGAAGAGGGatccacagccaccagcctctaCCTCCCAGACTCTGCATGAACACACCCCTAGTGCTGAATCCTCTTAA
- the LOC100524318 gene encoding LOW QUALITY PROTEIN: cationic amino acid transporter 3-like (The sequence of the model RefSeq protein was modified relative to this genomic sequence to represent the inferred CDS: inserted 2 bases in 1 codon), whose protein sequence is MLSQYVRQFGRKLVRRRLLKPRKESEIPTPPLNILDLVALGLGSTLGVGVYILAGAVARSIAGPAIIISFLVTALSSVLSGLCYAELGTRVQRSGSMYFYSYMTMGQLCAFITGWNFILSSLIRIASGARAWSFIFDSLIGNHISQVLRENFPLHLPYFLPTYLDFVALSLVLLLTGMLALGARESALVDKVSTGINLLVLSFIILSGFIKGDLHNWQLTEQDYILAASGSNDTSRLGLLGSGGFVPFGFDGILGGAAICYYAFSGFEVIATKGEEARNPQRSIPLGIMITISICFLAYSSVLAALTLMVPYYQIQPDNPFPQAFLHVGWAPARYVMAFLILCALTSRYQSVMFPTSQQICEMARDGLLFRVLIQVHAFTGTPLLAIMTAGILAGVMALIFTIXDLVDLLSIGILLAFSLVSFSVLVLRYQPDQNLIKNEKTEDGLEMCAQDEISLTSEHESGTSNPLKSLCNPISPTPTRKSGQIVYGCAFLLVLLLTILSLLLALWPSQVFSGDPGFTAGAVLLLLLIAGITAIIWRQPQNPSPLPFRVPALPVLPVLSIFVNVYLMMQMSSVIWAQFGIWNALGLAIYFGYGIRHSPEEKRDPQPPASTSQSLREHTPGAESS, encoded by the exons ATGCTGAGTCAGTATGTTCGCCAATTTGGTCGGAAGCTGGTGCGCAGGCGGCTGCTGAAGCCCAGGAAGGAGTCTGAGATTCCCACACCTCCTCTGAACATCCTCGACCTGGTGGCTCTGGGTCTGGGCAGTACCCTGGGTGTCGGCGTGTACATCCTGGCTGGTGCAGTGGCCAGGAGCATAGCTGGACCAGCAATCATCATCTCCTTCTTGGTGACCGCCCTGTCTTCTGTGTTGTCTGGGCTCTGCTATGCAGAGCTTGGAACCCGGGTACAACGCTCTGGTTCCATGTATTTCTACAGCTATATGACAATGGGACAACTGTGTGCCTTCATCACTGGCTGGAACTTCATACTCTCTTCTCTCATCC GTATTGCCAGTGGGGCAAGGGCCTGGAGCTTCATCTTTGACAGTCTGATCGGGAATCACATCTCTCAGGTGCTGCGAGAAAATTTCCCTCTGCATTTGCCCTACTTTCTGCCCACATACCTAGACTTTGTTGCCCTGAGCCTCGTGCTGCTGCTTACGG GAATGCTGGCTCTGGGAGCTCGGGAGTCAGCCCTGGTTGACAAAGTCTCCACAGGCATCAACCTCTTGGTGCTCAGCTTCATCATCCTCTCTGGCTTCATTAAGGGAGACCTGCACAACTGGCAGCTCACAGAACAGGACTACATACTGGCCGCATCTGGATCCAATGACACCTCTAG GCTGGGCCTTCTGGGTTCTGGAGGGTTTGTGCCCTTTGGCTTTGATGGGATTCTCGGAGGAGCAGCTATTTGCTACTATGCATTTTCTGGCTTTGAGGTCATTGCCACAAAAG GGGAAGAAGCCAGAAATCCTCAGCGTTCCATCCCCTTGGGCATCATGATCACAATCTCCATCTGCTTTTTGGCATATTCCAGTGTTTTGGCGGCGCTCACCCTCATGGTGCCCTATTACCAGATTCAGCCTGACAACCCCTTCCCCCAGGCTTTTCTCCACGTCGGTTGGGCCCCTGCTAGATATGTCATGGCTTTTCTCATCCTCTGTGCTCTGACATCCAG ATACCAGAGTGTCATGTTCCCCACATCCCAGCAGATTTGTGAAATGGCACGTGATGGGCTCCTCTTTCGGGTATTGATCCAGGTCCATGCCTTTACAGGCACTCCCCTCCTGGCCATCATGACTGCAGGAATACTCGCAG GGGTCATGGCATTGATCTTCACGAT CGATCTTGTGGACCTATTATCAATCGGGATCCTGCTCGCTTTCTCCCTGGTGTCTTTTTCTGTCCTTGTCCTCAG ATACCAGCCAGACCAGAATTTAATCaagaatgagaaaactgaggatggACTTGAGATGTGTGCACAGGATGAAATTTCTCTGACATCTGAACATGAATCAGGAACCTCAAACCCTCTAAAGAGTCTGTGTAACCCtatcagccccacccccactcggAAATCTGGCCAGATTGTCTATGGATGTGCCTTTCTGCTGG TTCTCCTGCTGACCATCCTGAGCCTGCTTCTGGCCCTGTGGCCCAGCCAAGTGTTCTCTGGAGACCCCGGGTTCACAGCAGgggctgtgctgctgctgctgctcattgCTGGGATCACCGCCATCATTTGGAGGCAGCCCCAGaacccctctcctcttcccttcagG GTCCCTGCTCTGCCCGTCCTCCCAGTGCTGAGCATCTTTGTGAATGTCTACCTGATGATGCAGATGTCCTCTGTGATTTGGGCCCAGTTTGGCATCTGGAATGCCCTTG GACTGGCCATATACTTTGGATATGGGATCCGACACAGCCCGGAGGAGAAGAGGGatccacagccaccagcctccacctccCAGAGTCTGCGTGAACACACCCCTGGTGCTGAATCCTCTTAA
- the LOC100524147 gene encoding cationic amino acid transporter 3-like, with amino-acid sequence MLSQYVRQFGRKLVRRRLLKPREESEIPTPHLNILDLVALGLASTLGVGVYILAGAVARSIAGPAIIISFLVTTLSSVLSGLCYAELGTRVQRSSSIYFYSYVTMGQLCAFIAGWNFILSSLIRTASVARGWSLTLDSLIGDHISQVLRENFPLHLPYFLPTYLDFVALSLVLLLTGVLALGARESALVDKVSTGINLLVLSFIILSGFIKGDLHNWQLTEQDYILAASGSNDTSRLGLLGSGGFVPFGFDGILGGAAICYHAFSGFEVIATKGEEARNSQRSIPLGIMISLFVCFLTYFGVSAALTLMVPYYQIQPDNPFPQAFLHVGWAPARYVMAFLILCALTSRYQSVMFPTSQQICEMAHDGLLFRVLIQVHAFTGTPLLAIMTAGILAGVMALIFTILDLVDLLSIGILLAFSLVSFSVLVLRYQPDQNLIKNEKTEDGLEMCAQDEISPTSEPEAGTSNPLKSLCNPISPTPTQKSGQIVYGCAFLLVFLLTILSLLLALWPSQVFSGDPGFTAGAVLLLLLIAGITAIIWRQPQNPSPLPFRVPALPVLPVLSIFVNVYLMMQMSSVTWAQFGIWNAMGLAIYFGYGIRHSLEERRDPQLPASTSQTLHEHTPGAESS; translated from the exons ATGCTGAGTCAGTATGTTCGCCAATTTGGTCGGAAGCTGGTGCGCAGGCGGCTGCTTAAGCCCAGGGAAGAGTCTGAGATTCCCACACCTCATCTGAACATCCTCGACCTGGTGGCTCTGGGTCTGGCCAGCACCCTGGGTGTTGGCGTGTACATCCTGGCTGGTGCAGTGGCCAGGAGCATAGCTGGACCAGCAATCATCATCTCCTTCTTGGTGACCACCCTCTCATCTGTGTTGTCTGGGCTCTGCTATGCAGAGCTTGGGACCCGGGTACAACGCTCCAGTTCCATTTATTTCTACAGCTATGTGACAATGGGACAACTGTGTGCCTTCATCGCTGGCTGGAACTTCATACTCTCTTCTCTCATCC gcactgccagtgtggccaggggctggagccTCACCTTAGACAGTCTGATCGGGGATCACATCTCTCAGGTGCTGCGGGAAAACTTCCCTCTGCATTTGCCCTACTTTCTGCCCACATACCTAGACTTTGTTGCCCTGAGCCTCGTGCTGCTGCTTACGG GAGTGCTGGCTCTGGGAGCTCGTGAGTCAGCCCTGGTTGACAAAGTCTCCACAGGCATCAACCTCTTGGTGCTCAGCTTCATCATCCTCTCTGGCTTCATTAAGGGAGACCTGCACAACTGGCAGCTCACAGAACAGGACTACATACTGGCCGCATCTGGATCCAATGACACCTCTAG GCTGGGCCTTCTGGGTTCTGGAGGGTTTGTGCCCTTTGGCTTTGATGGGATTCTCGGAGGAGCAGCTATTTGCTACCATGCATTTTCTGGCTTTGAGGTCATTGCCACAAAAG GGGAAGAAGCCAGAAATTCTCAGCGTTCCATCCCCTTGGGCATCATGATCTCACTCTTCGTCTGCTTTTTGACATATTTTGGGGTCTCAGCGGCACTCACCCTCATGGTGCCCTATTACCAGATTCAGCCTGACAACCCCTTCCCCCAGGCTTTTCTCCACGTCGGTTGGGCTCCCGCTAGATATGTCATGGCTTTTCTCATCCTCTGTGCTCTGACATCCAG ATACCAGAGTGTCATGTTCCCCACATCCCAGCAGATTTGTGAAATGGCACATGATGGGCTCCTCTTTCGGGTATTGATCCAGGTCCATGCCTTTACAGGCACTCCCCTCCTGGCCATCATGACTGCAGGAATACTCGCAG GGGTCATGGCATTGATCTTCACGATCCTTGATCTTGTGGACCTATTATCAATCGGGATCCTGCTCGCTTTCTCCCTGGTGTCTTTTTCTGTCCTTGTCCTCAG ATACCAGCCAGACCAGAATTTAATCaagaatgagaaaactgaggatggACTTGAGATGTGTGCACAGGATGAAATTTCTCCGACATCTGAACCTGAAGCAGGAACCTCAAACCCTCTAAAGAGTCTGTGTAACCCtatcagccccacccccactcagaAATCTGGCCAGATTGTCTATGGATGTGCCTTCCTGCTAG TATTTCTACTGACCATCCTGAGCCTGCTTCTGGCCCTGTGGCCCAGCCAAGTGTTCTCTGGAGACCCCGGGTTCACAGCAGgggctgtgctgctgctgctgctcattgCTGGGATCACCGCCATCATTTGGAGGCAGCCCCAGaacccctctcctcttcccttcagG GTCCCTGCTCTGCCCGTCCTCCCAGTGCTGAGCATCTTTGTGAATGTCTACCTGATGATGCAGATGTCCTCTGTGACCTGGGCCCAGTTTGGCATCTGGAATGCCATGG GACTGGCCATATACTTTGGATATGGGATCCGACACAgcctggaggagaggagggatcCACAGCTACCAGCCTCCACCTCCCAGACTCTTCATGAACACACCCCTGGTGCTGAATCCTCTTAA